In Terriglobus sp. TAA 43, a single window of DNA contains:
- the pdxS gene encoding pyridoxal 5'-phosphate synthase lyase subunit PdxS, with product MADLSSSNGNYAPHGLRLKTGLAEMLKGGVIMDVMNVEQARIAEEAGAVSVMALERVPAMIRAEGGVARMANPKLIKEIIGTVSIPVMAKARIGHFAEAQILQELGVDFIDESEVLTPADDTFHIDKHAFTTPFVCGARNLGEALRRIAEGAAMIRTKGEPGTGDVIHAVQHMRTMVREIKQLSVMGDDELYHAAKNHGAPYELVRMVKELGKLPVPNFSAGGIATPADAALMMQLGAETVFVGSGIFMKERATPLDVENNAKEREEAVSRATAIVQAARHFDDPKILAEVSEQVLGSMKGLAALAIEEKELMQTRGW from the coding sequence ATGGCTGACCTGTCTTCTTCCAACGGCAACTACGCGCCGCACGGCCTTCGTCTCAAGACTGGTCTGGCGGAAATGCTCAAGGGCGGCGTCATTATGGACGTCATGAACGTTGAGCAGGCTCGCATCGCTGAAGAGGCGGGCGCCGTCTCCGTCATGGCGCTTGAGCGCGTCCCTGCCATGATCCGCGCCGAAGGTGGCGTGGCCCGCATGGCGAACCCCAAGCTCATCAAGGAAATCATCGGCACGGTCTCCATCCCCGTCATGGCCAAGGCCCGCATCGGCCACTTTGCCGAAGCTCAGATCCTTCAGGAACTCGGCGTCGACTTCATTGACGAGTCGGAAGTCCTCACGCCCGCCGACGACACCTTCCACATCGACAAGCACGCCTTCACCACGCCCTTCGTCTGCGGCGCACGTAACCTGGGCGAAGCACTCCGTCGCATTGCGGAAGGCGCAGCCATGATCCGCACCAAGGGCGAACCCGGCACTGGCGACGTCATCCATGCCGTGCAGCACATGCGCACCATGGTCCGCGAGATCAAACAGCTCAGCGTTATGGGCGACGACGAGCTTTACCACGCCGCCAAGAACCACGGCGCGCCCTACGAACTCGTTCGCATGGTCAAGGAACTGGGCAAGCTGCCCGTTCCCAACTTCTCCGCGGGCGGCATCGCAACCCCGGCAGACGCAGCCCTTATGATGCAGCTCGGTGCTGAAACTGTATTTGTGGGCAGCGGCATCTTCATGAAGGAGCGTGCCACCCCCCTGGACGTGGAGAACAACGCGAAGGAACGCGAAGAAGCTGTCAGCCGCGCCACTGCCATCGTTCAGGCTGCCCGCCACTTTGACGACCCCAAGATCCTTGCAGAGGTCAGCGAGCAGGTTCTGGGCAGCATGAAGGGCCTGGCCGCCCTCGCCATCGAGGAAAAAGAGCTGATGCAAACCCGTGGTTGGTAG
- a CDS encoding phosphoketolase has protein sequence MSGTTPSTPLEQDELSKIHSYWLACNYLSAGMIYLRDNPLLREPLKPEHIKNRLLGHWGSDPGQSFVWVHLNRLIRKYDLDVMYVSGPGHGAPATLANSYLEGHYTEIYPDRTLDDAGMKRFFCRFSFPGGIGSHCTPETPGSIHEGGELGYSLSHAYGAAFDNPELIVTCVVGDGEAETGPLATSWHSNKFLNPIRDGAVLPILHLNGYKIANPTILARIPHEELEWLFLGLGYKPYFVEGSDPLVMHQEMAATLEKCILEIRAIQDAARAAGTFERPRWPMIVLRSPKGWTGPKEVNGHKVEDFWRAHQVPILDPVTNPKSLAMVEEWLRSYKPEELFDETGRLRPDLRATAPEGTRRISANPHANGGVLRQPLNLPDFHSYAVEVKRPGTEYISPTATLASFLRDVMKQNMKTFRVFGPDETASNKLDGIYAASEKTWIAEYKPEDADGTEIALDGRVMEMLSEHTLEGWFEGYVLTGRHGFFSTYEAFVHVIDSMFNQHAKWLEKSKNELSWRAPISSINLLITSLVWRQDHNGFTHQDPGFLDIVTNKSPDVVRIYMPPDANCLLSVANHCLKSVDYFNVIVADKQPHLTYLSMDDAAKHCTKGIGIWDWASTDNGQEPDIVLACAGDVPTMEALAAAAILKEKLPDLKLRFVNVVDLFRLTPNAEHPHGLSDRDFDSLFTKTKPVIFAFHSYASLIHKLAYRRTNHENIHVRGYKEKGNINTPLELAIINQIDRFNLAIDVIDRVPRFRDTAAHLKDWLKNEIIEHLNYAYAEGIDSEEIRNWTWPG, from the coding sequence ATGTCCGGTACCACCCCCAGCACTCCCCTTGAACAAGATGAACTGAGCAAGATCCATAGCTATTGGCTGGCCTGCAACTATCTTTCGGCAGGCATGATTTATCTGCGTGACAATCCGTTGCTGCGCGAACCACTCAAGCCAGAGCACATTAAGAACAGGCTGCTGGGACACTGGGGTTCTGATCCTGGACAATCGTTTGTCTGGGTTCATCTGAACCGCTTGATTCGCAAATATGACCTGGACGTGATGTATGTTTCGGGGCCAGGGCATGGCGCGCCTGCGACGCTTGCGAACAGCTATCTGGAAGGACACTACACCGAGATATATCCGGATCGCACGCTCGATGATGCGGGTATGAAGCGGTTCTTCTGCCGGTTTTCTTTCCCGGGAGGAATCGGTAGTCATTGCACGCCAGAGACGCCGGGGTCTATTCACGAGGGCGGAGAACTGGGATACAGCCTGTCGCACGCTTACGGAGCGGCGTTTGATAATCCCGAATTGATCGTCACTTGCGTCGTTGGCGACGGTGAAGCAGAGACAGGGCCGCTTGCAACATCATGGCACTCAAACAAATTCCTGAATCCTATTCGTGACGGCGCAGTACTTCCGATCCTTCATCTCAATGGATACAAGATTGCGAACCCGACGATCCTCGCGCGTATTCCGCATGAAGAATTGGAGTGGCTATTCCTCGGTTTGGGATATAAGCCTTACTTTGTCGAAGGCTCTGATCCTCTAGTGATGCACCAGGAGATGGCAGCAACGCTTGAAAAGTGCATTTTAGAGATTCGTGCGATTCAGGATGCGGCTCGTGCTGCAGGAACGTTTGAACGCCCTCGTTGGCCCATGATCGTGCTGCGCTCTCCCAAAGGATGGACAGGGCCGAAAGAAGTAAACGGCCACAAGGTGGAGGACTTCTGGCGAGCGCATCAAGTGCCCATTCTTGACCCGGTCACCAATCCGAAGAGCCTTGCGATGGTCGAAGAATGGCTTCGCAGCTATAAGCCAGAAGAGCTGTTTGACGAGACAGGCCGACTGCGCCCGGACCTACGTGCCACGGCACCGGAAGGCACTCGTCGCATCAGCGCAAACCCTCATGCAAATGGCGGCGTGCTTCGCCAGCCGCTTAACCTTCCCGACTTCCATTCCTATGCAGTGGAAGTGAAAAGACCTGGAACCGAATACATTTCCCCTACAGCCACGCTTGCAAGCTTTCTGCGCGACGTGATGAAGCAGAATATGAAGACCTTCCGCGTCTTTGGTCCGGATGAAACTGCTTCCAACAAGCTCGATGGAATTTATGCCGCATCTGAAAAAACGTGGATAGCAGAGTACAAGCCGGAAGATGCTGATGGTACTGAGATCGCGCTTGATGGCCGCGTGATGGAGATGCTCAGTGAACACACGTTGGAGGGCTGGTTCGAAGGATACGTCCTAACAGGGCGCCACGGGTTCTTCTCCACCTACGAAGCATTCGTTCACGTGATCGACTCCATGTTCAACCAGCATGCGAAGTGGTTGGAGAAATCAAAGAACGAGCTAAGCTGGCGCGCGCCCATCTCCTCCATCAACCTGCTGATTACATCGTTGGTGTGGCGACAAGATCACAATGGCTTCACGCATCAGGATCCTGGATTCCTGGATATTGTCACCAACAAGAGCCCGGATGTCGTCCGCATTTACATGCCGCCCGATGCGAACTGTCTGCTGAGTGTGGCGAATCATTGCCTTAAATCCGTTGACTACTTCAACGTGATTGTTGCCGATAAGCAACCGCATCTCACGTACCTCAGCATGGACGATGCGGCAAAGCATTGCACAAAAGGCATCGGCATATGGGATTGGGCCAGCACCGACAATGGACAGGAACCAGACATCGTTCTGGCGTGTGCCGGTGATGTTCCCACGATGGAGGCTCTTGCGGCCGCAGCAATTCTGAAAGAGAAGCTGCCAGACCTGAAGCTCCGTTTCGTCAATGTAGTCGATCTATTCCGCTTAACGCCGAATGCAGAACATCCGCATGGTTTATCAGATCGCGACTTCGATTCCTTGTTCACCAAAACCAAGCCCGTCATCTTTGCGTTTCATAGCTACGCATCGCTGATTCATAAACTCGCGTATCGCCGCACGAATCACGAGAACATTCACGTCCGTGGCTACAAAGAAAAGGGCAACATCAATACGCCACTCGAACTGGCCATCATCAACCAGATTGATCGGTTCAACCTTGCGATTGACGTGATCGATCGAGTGCCACGTTTCCGTGACACGGCTGCACACTTGAAGGACTGGCTGAAGAACGAAATCATCGAACACCTGAACTATGCCTATGCGGAAGGCATTGACAGCGAAGAGATTCGCAACTGGACATGGCCGGGTTAA
- a CDS encoding S9 family peptidase yields MITVSASTNLPGQVAAGGGGEPRPDQFFSVQAPYNSGIFVTPGKDLSAAQIKKRDDVWRAEIRKQLFVPDKLPALQPKVWSTFSPAPGVLADRVTYSTANGMRVPAIVYRPDPKTTHWKGKLPGVVVVNGHGNDKFGWYAFYSGILFAKAGAVAVTYDQIGEGERNAHKASRQSPAEHDHVVDLPHWGQRLAGLMQMDAMQGVSYLRSLPEVDSQRIGMVGYSLGSLIAGITGAIDLRIHAIVLSGGGVYDGPHEYYDSNKLPCQTPPYLSLGVLGDRGAILYALNAARGPLYVMNGESDTVMKMADHPQPWFDAVRARAIALNGNDRNMFTNIMYPGISHRTSWVNLDGMLWLNQQLHFALWDEAAIRAAGTTHISTWIRANNVDIAPTYFREDREGGLDAVGQGFPAIPRKDLMVLPDDEWERQKNVLIYDAWAAKARALEEGKAQ; encoded by the coding sequence TTGATTACCGTTTCCGCTTCCACAAACCTGCCGGGACAGGTTGCCGCCGGTGGCGGTGGAGAGCCTCGCCCTGACCAGTTCTTCTCGGTACAAGCGCCGTATAACAGCGGAATCTTTGTCACGCCGGGTAAAGACCTTTCCGCAGCGCAGATCAAGAAGCGCGATGATGTGTGGCGTGCGGAGATCCGCAAACAGCTCTTTGTTCCGGACAAACTTCCGGCATTACAGCCCAAAGTCTGGTCCACATTTTCTCCTGCGCCCGGTGTTCTGGCAGACCGTGTGACATATTCGACGGCCAATGGCATGCGGGTGCCCGCCATTGTGTATCGGCCTGATCCCAAGACGACGCACTGGAAGGGCAAGCTGCCCGGCGTCGTTGTGGTGAACGGGCATGGTAACGACAAGTTTGGCTGGTACGCCTTTTACAGCGGCATCCTGTTTGCCAAGGCTGGAGCCGTTGCCGTCACCTACGACCAGATTGGTGAAGGGGAGCGCAATGCGCACAAGGCCAGTCGCCAGTCTCCAGCCGAGCATGACCACGTTGTGGATCTACCCCACTGGGGACAGCGCCTCGCGGGATTGATGCAGATGGACGCAATGCAGGGAGTCAGCTATCTGCGCTCGCTTCCGGAGGTGGATTCTCAGCGTATCGGTATGGTGGGGTACTCTCTGGGTTCGTTGATCGCAGGAATTACGGGCGCAATTGATCTTCGTATTCATGCCATTGTGCTGAGCGGAGGCGGAGTCTATGACGGCCCACACGAGTATTACGACAGCAACAAGCTGCCATGCCAGACACCGCCGTATCTTTCCTTGGGTGTGCTGGGAGACCGCGGAGCCATCCTGTATGCACTGAATGCGGCTCGCGGGCCTCTCTATGTCATGAACGGCGAAAGCGACACCGTGATGAAGATGGCGGATCATCCGCAGCCGTGGTTTGATGCGGTGCGCGCACGGGCAATTGCGCTGAACGGCAATGATCGCAATATGTTCACGAACATCATGTATCCCGGCATCAGCCACCGCACCAGCTGGGTAAATCTGGATGGAATGCTTTGGCTGAACCAGCAGCTTCACTTTGCCCTGTGGGATGAAGCAGCGATTCGCGCCGCGGGTACGACCCATATCTCCACGTGGATTCGCGCCAATAACGTCGACATTGCACCCACCTACTTCCGCGAAGACCGCGAGGGCGGCCTGGATGCTGTGGGGCAGGGCTTTCCCGCAATTCCTCGCAAGGATCTGATGGTGCTGCCAGACGATGAGTGGGAACGGCAGAAGAACGTGCTGATCTACGACGCGTGGGCTGCAAAGGCCCGCGCATTGGAAGAAGGAAAGGCGCAGTAA
- a CDS encoding TIGR03435 family protein translates to MRLSLSVPVRSVVLACGSLLSIASVTLPSLAAQTAAQVKLDGTWQGAVRQPDGKDNRWVVKIEKADSGWKGTMWFIDQKSPAIPIEKVEFVDGTLKLNIERVFITYEGKMSPDGTTISGIRTSGDNKVPLIFVRATTETAWAIPEPPPPQPKMDPNANPSFEVATIKPQAPGDKGFAFLLNRGNFIGKGLTLEKMMTISLGLNAAQIVGLPDWATQDKYDIDAKPDTPGQPSLKQFMSEVAKLMTDRYGLKYHTEKRTMTAYSLTVTKSGIKMKPAPTGSGDIPGFGLPPGRLFINNATMQEFARFLQSDMFDHPVVDQTNLGAARYNGTLKYQMDDSQLMKMGLKAPPQSDTGDTPPPLITALSEEFGLKLDSGKIPVDVLVIDSVSKPTPN, encoded by the coding sequence ATGCGCCTGTCCTTATCCGTGCCGGTTCGTTCGGTGGTTCTTGCCTGTGGTTCGCTACTGTCGATAGCGTCTGTCACGCTTCCCTCTCTTGCGGCGCAGACCGCGGCACAGGTAAAGCTCGACGGCACGTGGCAGGGCGCAGTGCGTCAGCCCGACGGCAAAGACAACCGGTGGGTCGTGAAGATTGAGAAGGCGGACTCGGGTTGGAAAGGGACCATGTGGTTCATCGATCAGAAGTCCCCCGCAATTCCGATCGAGAAGGTCGAATTCGTGGACGGGACGCTGAAGCTCAACATCGAGCGCGTCTTCATCACCTACGAGGGCAAGATGTCGCCCGACGGGACCACCATCTCCGGTATACGCACCTCGGGCGACAACAAGGTACCACTGATCTTCGTGCGAGCCACGACAGAGACAGCATGGGCCATCCCTGAGCCTCCCCCGCCCCAGCCCAAGATGGATCCCAACGCAAATCCGTCGTTTGAGGTAGCTACCATCAAGCCTCAGGCACCGGGCGACAAGGGATTTGCCTTCCTGCTGAATCGCGGAAACTTCATTGGCAAGGGACTCACCCTTGAAAAGATGATGACGATCTCATTGGGACTGAATGCCGCACAGATCGTGGGTCTCCCGGACTGGGCCACTCAGGATAAGTACGACATTGATGCAAAGCCCGACACTCCGGGACAACCGAGCCTGAAGCAGTTCATGAGCGAGGTCGCAAAACTCATGACGGATCGTTATGGCTTGAAGTACCACACCGAGAAGCGCACGATGACCGCCTACTCATTGACGGTGACTAAGAGCGGCATCAAGATGAAGCCGGCGCCTACGGGATCCGGCGACATTCCAGGATTCGGCTTGCCTCCGGGGCGGCTCTTCATCAACAACGCGACCATGCAGGAGTTCGCGCGGTTTCTGCAATCGGACATGTTTGATCACCCTGTCGTTGATCAGACGAACCTGGGAGCTGCCCGCTACAACGGCACGCTGAAGTACCAGATGGATGACAGCCAACTGATGAAGATGGGCCTGAAGGCTCCGCCGCAGTCTGACACCGGCGATACACCACCACCGCTCATCACCGCGCTCTCTGAAGAGTTCGGGCTGAAGCTGGATTCCGGCAAGATACCGGTGGATGTGCTCGTAATTGACAGCGTCTCAAAGCCAACGCCGAACTAG
- a CDS encoding acetate/propionate family kinase, producing the protein MSASRKPILTLNSGSSSLKFGVFANSGDDEELLLSGSAQGIGRDDGTLQIQAADGTTLVHREAILESQTEALQTIAASLQEYLHEAPIAVGHRIVHGGPHLREHQRITPQVLQTLDAAVHFAPLHIPSALQLVRQAQEIFSNATHIACFDTAFHRTMPPVAAQLPLPSDYFEEGVMRYGFHGLSYESIVHRLGSGLPERTVMAHLGNGGSVTAVFRGKSIDTSMGLTPTGGIVMGTRTGDLDPGVLLYLIRKETLGADALEALVNRSSGLAGYSNGESDMRALLQRRATGDAPATLAVDAFCLSVRKTIGAYAALMGGIDLLVFTGGIGEHSGDVRTRICDGLEFLGLTPDRITVVPAQEELQIARHCRTILQ; encoded by the coding sequence ATGAGCGCATCGCGTAAACCTATCCTCACACTGAATAGCGGTTCCTCATCGTTGAAGTTCGGAGTCTTTGCAAACTCAGGCGACGATGAGGAACTGTTGTTGTCCGGCAGTGCGCAGGGAATCGGTCGTGACGACGGAACTCTTCAGATTCAGGCTGCGGATGGTACGACGCTGGTACACCGTGAAGCCATCCTCGAATCGCAAACCGAAGCGTTACAAACGATCGCTGCTTCGTTGCAGGAGTACTTACACGAAGCTCCCATTGCAGTGGGTCATCGCATTGTTCACGGTGGACCACATCTGCGTGAGCATCAACGCATAACACCACAGGTATTACAAACGCTGGATGCAGCGGTTCACTTTGCACCACTGCATATTCCATCGGCTTTACAGCTTGTCCGCCAGGCGCAGGAAATATTTTCCAATGCGACCCATATCGCATGTTTCGATACGGCATTCCATCGCACTATGCCACCCGTGGCAGCACAGCTTCCTTTGCCCTCGGATTATTTTGAAGAAGGCGTGATGCGTTATGGCTTTCATGGTCTTTCGTACGAGTCCATCGTGCATCGCCTTGGCAGCGGTCTTCCAGAACGCACAGTCATGGCTCACCTCGGAAACGGCGGCAGCGTGACCGCGGTCTTCCGAGGCAAGTCTATCGATACCAGCATGGGGCTTACTCCGACAGGCGGTATTGTGATGGGGACACGCACAGGTGATCTGGACCCTGGCGTGTTGCTGTACCTAATACGCAAAGAGACATTGGGTGCAGATGCACTGGAAGCTCTGGTGAATCGCAGCAGCGGACTTGCAGGATATAGCAATGGCGAAAGCGACATGCGTGCGTTGTTACAACGACGCGCAACAGGCGATGCGCCCGCCACGCTTGCCGTCGATGCCTTCTGTCTCAGCGTTCGCAAGACCATCGGAGCTTACGCCGCACTGATGGGCGGCATTGACCTGTTGGTCTTTACCGGAGGCATTGGCGAGCACAGTGGCGACGTGCGCACGAGGATATGCGATGGCCTGGAGTTTCTAGGCCTCACCCCGGATCGCATCACTGTTGTCCCGGCGCAGGAAGAACTACAGATTGCACGCCATTGCCGCACAATTCTGCAATAG
- a CDS encoding LacI family DNA-binding transcriptional regulator, translating into MSVTRKPDARKKSRSGRIKIQDVARLAQVSLSTVSGVLNEKDNIRPETRQRVLDVIAQLGYTPNMFASNLARRRTKLIGIIVSDLLNPFFAEIARALDIEARKHGYETFLTSTNFNLEQQGEAVRQMLSLRVAGIAMMTSENDPEAFFQLKASGTPAVYLDNNHSAPTIGTVRVDKRHGMYVAVKHLLELGHRRILLIKNSQRDSTAPPMFSHMERQIGFEEALHQYNAEDMDVHIIDEPGEPAAAGLSAVERALKHYRFTAVVAINDLVALGAFRALQAAGLTIPNDVSVVGFDDTYLCRFLHPPLTTVATPRNELAHSVLDMLFRYVDGEEHVIEPTLSANIVLRESTAPPAKE; encoded by the coding sequence TTGTCCGTTACCCGAAAACCGGATGCACGTAAGAAGAGCCGCTCCGGCCGAATCAAAATTCAGGACGTCGCACGGCTGGCGCAGGTATCGCTCAGCACCGTTTCCGGCGTGCTGAACGAAAAGGACAATATTCGTCCAGAGACGCGGCAACGCGTGCTGGATGTGATTGCGCAGCTTGGCTATACGCCGAATATGTTCGCCAGCAACCTGGCGCGCCGCCGTACGAAGCTGATCGGCATTATCGTGTCCGATCTGCTCAATCCCTTCTTCGCAGAGATCGCCCGTGCTCTCGACATCGAAGCACGGAAGCATGGATATGAGACCTTCCTGACATCGACGAACTTCAACCTGGAGCAACAGGGGGAAGCGGTACGTCAGATGCTGTCGCTGCGGGTTGCCGGTATCGCCATGATGACCTCTGAGAACGATCCGGAGGCTTTTTTCCAGCTCAAAGCCAGTGGTACTCCTGCAGTTTATTTGGACAACAATCATTCCGCGCCGACCATTGGCACGGTGCGCGTCGATAAGCGTCACGGCATGTATGTAGCAGTGAAGCATCTGCTTGAGCTTGGACACAGGCGCATTCTGCTGATCAAAAATTCGCAGCGCGATTCCACTGCGCCACCGATGTTCTCGCACATGGAACGTCAGATCGGCTTTGAAGAAGCTCTGCATCAGTACAACGCTGAAGACATGGATGTTCATATCATCGACGAGCCGGGCGAACCGGCTGCCGCGGGTCTGAGCGCTGTCGAGCGCGCGTTGAAACACTATCGCTTTACTGCGGTGGTGGCCATCAACGATCTTGTGGCGCTTGGTGCATTCCGCGCGTTGCAGGCAGCAGGTCTGACGATTCCCAACGATGTTTCCGTTGTGGGATTCGACGACACGTATCTGTGCCGCTTCCTGCATCCTCCATTGACGACAGTGGCAACTCCTCGCAACGAGCTGGCTCACAGCGTTCTCGATATGCTCTTCCGCTACGTTGACGGAGAAGAGCATGTGATCGAACCAACGCTGTCGGCAAACATCGTTTTACGCGAATCGACGGCACCGCCCGCGAAAGAATAG
- a CDS encoding glycoside hydrolase N-terminal domain-containing protein, with protein sequence MRCILVLPFLLMGGLCLPAQTHSVAPDESVLWYRQPAPIWDHALPIGNGRLGAMVFGGTNTGANNGDLQDAKENAALMDGSQTSAADEHLQLNETSVWQGSRADRLNPKGRESFLEARKLLLESKGTDGEKIAAAEKIAQEGMLGVPIKMPGYSTLGDLYLRATNAQPVSDYRRELDLQTGVVRVTYTMNGVHYAREVFASIPQQLIVMRISADKKGAIGFRASMDRPEDFAVRTQGNDTLVLREGTKHEGQIHFASETKFVAYGGTVKADGKEIVVSGADTVTVLIAAATDFKGGPFAGGDPEQQCQQAFRKANDLTFLAMFGAQQAVYQPVYRRMKLQLGATDAAITSLPTDERVKRVSAGADDLGLQQLYFQFGRYLLISSSRPDGLPANLQGLWAAGVNNPWGSKYTINVNTEMNYWLAEPAGLSDTTLPLINLIDMVRTPSSGSGTQVAQKYYGARGFVIHHNTDLWGDAEPIDGYQYGIWPMGGAWLALHAWEHYAFTLDNAFLKQRAWPILHDASQFYLDYLTNDGSGHLVTGPSLSPENKYKLPDGKSHSLAMGPTMDMEIIRELFTRTLDSGRVLHEDPAFLKQVEDARAKLLPFQVGKLGQLQEWPLDYTEDAPGHRHISHLWALFPGTQISLAHTPELAKAARVTLERRLANGGGQTGWSRAWVVNYWDHLHEGEKAYESLQVLFRQSTFPNLMDTHPPGVFQIDGNLGAANGMLEAILQSRWTKDGAELELLPALPRQWSSGAVTGLRVRGGASVDMRWSNGKITALRIHADGDTKLQLLLPTGNTVAEVTSQGRRVALTGGVLSVKRNQSYEVKIQ encoded by the coding sequence ATGCGCTGCATCCTTGTCCTTCCATTCCTGTTAATGGGAGGCCTATGCCTTCCAGCGCAAACACACTCTGTCGCGCCGGACGAGAGTGTGCTGTGGTACCGCCAGCCTGCTCCTATCTGGGATCACGCCTTGCCGATTGGCAACGGCCGGCTTGGTGCCATGGTGTTCGGCGGCACAAATACCGGCGCGAATAATGGCGACCTGCAGGACGCCAAGGAAAACGCCGCGTTGATGGACGGCAGTCAGACCTCGGCTGCGGATGAACATCTGCAACTGAACGAAACCAGCGTGTGGCAGGGAAGTCGTGCAGATCGACTGAATCCCAAGGGGCGAGAATCGTTTCTTGAGGCACGCAAGCTGCTGCTGGAGTCCAAGGGCACCGACGGCGAAAAGATAGCCGCTGCGGAGAAGATTGCACAGGAAGGCATGCTAGGCGTACCGATCAAGATGCCTGGCTACAGCACGCTGGGCGATCTCTATTTACGTGCGACCAACGCTCAGCCAGTCAGCGACTATCGCCGCGAGCTTGATCTGCAAACAGGCGTGGTCCGTGTCACGTACACGATGAATGGTGTGCATTACGCGCGTGAAGTATTCGCGTCGATCCCGCAACAACTCATTGTTATGAGGATATCGGCAGATAAGAAGGGGGCGATCGGCTTCCGTGCCAGCATGGATCGGCCTGAGGACTTTGCTGTTCGCACACAGGGCAACGACACCTTAGTGCTGCGCGAAGGAACAAAACACGAAGGGCAGATTCACTTTGCTAGCGAGACAAAGTTCGTAGCATACGGAGGCACTGTAAAGGCGGATGGCAAAGAGATTGTCGTATCCGGCGCAGACACCGTCACCGTACTGATTGCTGCAGCGACAGACTTCAAGGGCGGTCCGTTTGCAGGCGGTGATCCAGAGCAGCAATGCCAGCAGGCATTTCGGAAGGCAAACGATCTGACCTTCCTTGCCATGTTCGGAGCGCAGCAGGCGGTGTATCAGCCGGTCTATCGGCGGATGAAGCTGCAGTTGGGTGCGACTGATGCCGCAATCACATCGCTGCCAACCGATGAGCGCGTGAAGCGCGTTAGCGCCGGTGCTGACGATCTCGGATTGCAACAGCTTTACTTTCAGTTCGGCCGCTATCTGCTGATCAGTTCGTCGCGTCCGGATGGGCTGCCTGCAAACCTGCAAGGGCTTTGGGCCGCAGGCGTGAACAATCCGTGGGGGTCTAAGTACACCATCAACGTGAACACGGAGATGAACTACTGGCTCGCGGAGCCCGCCGGACTCTCAGATACGACGTTACCGCTGATCAATCTCATCGACATGGTGCGTACCCCATCGAGTGGAAGTGGCACCCAGGTGGCACAGAAGTATTATGGCGCTCGTGGATTTGTGATTCATCACAACACCGACCTGTGGGGTGATGCAGAACCGATTGATGGATATCAATACGGTATCTGGCCTATGGGCGGCGCGTGGCTCGCGTTACATGCGTGGGAGCATTACGCTTTCACGCTGGACAATGCATTTTTGAAGCAGCGGGCATGGCCCATCCTGCATGATGCTTCGCAGTTCTATCTGGATTACCTGACCAATGATGGTTCAGGGCATCTGGTTACCGGGCCATCGCTCTCGCCGGAGAACAAGTACAAGTTGCCAGACGGCAAGTCGCATTCGTTGGCCATGGGGCCAACCATGGACATGGAGATCATCCGTGAGCTCTTCACGCGCACGCTTGATAGCGGACGTGTCCTGCATGAAGATCCTGCGTTCCTGAAGCAGGTTGAGGATGCACGAGCGAAGCTGCTGCCATTCCAGGTGGGCAAGTTGGGGCAGTTGCAGGAATGGCCGCTGGACTACACAGAAGATGCTCCGGGACATCGCCACATTTCTCACCTATGGGCCCTATTTCCGGGAACGCAGATTTCGTTGGCGCACACACCGGAGCTTGCAAAGGCAGCACGCGTAACACTGGAACGCCGACTCGCGAATGGCGGCGGACAGACGGGATGGTCGCGCGCGTGGGTGGTCAACTATTGGGATCATCTGCATGAAGGTGAGAAGGCATACGAGAGCCTGCAGGTGTTGTTCCGGCAATCGACCTTTCCCAACCTGATGGACACACATCCACCGGGAGTCTTTCAGATTGATGGCAATCTGGGCGCAGCCAACGGAATGCTCGAAGCGATTTTGCAATCGCGCTGGACGAAAGATGGAGCGGAGTTGGAGCTGCTTCCGGCATTGCCGCGGCAATGGAGTTCCGGTGCTGTTACAGGCTTGCGCGTGCGGGGCGGTGCCAGCGTTGACATGCGTTGGAGTAATGGCAAGATCACTGCTTTGCGTATCCATGCAGACGGAGATACAAAGCTGCAACTCTTGTTACCGACAGGGAACACTGTTGCGGAAGTTACAAGTCAGGGCAGGAGAGTTGCTTTAACAGGCGGTGTCCTGTCAGTGAAGAGAAATCAATCGTACGAAGTGAAAATTCAATAA